The genomic segment CTGTAACTTTGGCTATAGCTCTGCAAGAGATCGCTGCGCGTGCCGCTCGTCCCGCTGACGGGCTGGTTTTGTCCCGGATTCGGTGTGTAGGTGGGAATGGGCATCACCCCTTGCGGCGGCGGGGTATAGGCGGGCGGCGGCTGAAAAGTCTGGTTGCCCAGACTGCCAAAGCCACCGCTCACCGGACGCGAGGGGTCGGGCGGGGTATAGCTCCCCCCCTGACTGATCGTTGGCGCTTGCGGCGTGCCCGGCGCCCCGCCGGGCTGGTAAGGTTGGGCGTAGGGCTGCGGCGTCGATTGAATGGGCGCGACAGGCGGCAAAAAGACAGGTTTCGCCGCCCCGCTGCTTGGGTCGGGCGGCGGCTGCGGGCTGCTCTTATCGGGCATGATCACGTTTGGCGCAGCGCGTGTGCCAACAGGTTTGGGGGCTGCCTGTGTTGGCGGTTTGGGGGGCGTTGCCGATGATCCCATCCCTTCGGTGACAATCTGCGCCAAGATGCGCCCCAATTGGTCGGCGTTGCGGTAGCGCTGTTCTGGCTCTTTGGACATCACCTTGTGAACAAGCCAATCCAAGCGCTGCGGGATACTCGGATTCACATCGCGCACATGGGGAATCTGTTCCTTCACATGGGCAAGGGCGAGTTCCTCGCCAGAATTGCCGCTGTAGGGGAGCTTTCCGGTGAGCATCTCGAACATAACGACGCCAATGGCATAGACATCGGAGGCGGGCGTTGGCGGCTCACCGCGTGCCTGTTCGGGAGCAAAGTAATGGGGACTCCCCCAAACGACATTCGTCCGTTGGCGCTCCCCTGCCTGTGTCTGGGAGATCGCTTGGGCAATGCCAAAATCGGTGATCTTCACCATGTCGCCGCTGGTCATCAG from the Anaerolineales bacterium genome contains:
- a CDS encoding protein kinase, with translation MAAEETILNGRYQLVAQQGSGGMAVVYKATDLALSRSVAIKILRPSLTSDPQFLVRFRQEARNVANLAHPNIVTLHDVGQDGNTYYMVMEFIDGQDLKKIVRSAAPLSVERVMNLTVQICAGLGYAHRSELVHADVKPQNILMTSGDMVKITDFGIAQAISQTQAGERQRTNVVWGSPHYFAPEQARGEPPTPASDVYAIGVVMFEMLTGKLPYSGNSGEELALAHVKEQIPHVRDVNPSIPQRLDWLVHKVMSKEPEQRYRNADQLGRILAQIVTEGMGSSATPPKPPTQAAPKPVGTRAAPNVIMPDKSSPQPPPDPSSGAAKPVFLPPVAPIQSTPQPYAQPYQPGGAPGTPQAPTISQGGSYTPPDPSRPVSGGFGSLGNQTFQPPPAYTPPPQGVMPIPTYTPNPGQNQPVSGTSGTRSDLLQSYSQSYSYQYIPPPARLEMATLLLAGLAAIAVIGLIVLWLFVWSAWSS